A window of the Streptococcus sp. 116-D4 genome harbors these coding sequences:
- the tmk gene encoding dTMP kinase gives MSKGFLVSLEGPEGAGKTSVLEALIPILEDRGVEVLSTREPGGVLIGEKIREVILDPSHTEMDPKTELLLYIASRRQHLVEKVLPALEAGKLVIMDRFIDSSVAYQGFGRGLDIDAIDWLNHFATDGLKPDLTLYFDIEVEEGLARIAANSDREVNRLDLEGLDLHKKVRQGYLSLLDKEGSRIVKIDASFPLEQVVETTKAVLFDRMRLAK, from the coding sequence ATGTCAAAAGGATTTTTAGTCTCTCTTGAGGGACCAGAGGGAGCGGGAAAGACAAGCGTTCTTGAAGCCCTAATCCCTATATTAGAGGATAGGGGAGTGGAAGTTTTAAGCACCCGTGAACCAGGCGGGGTTTTGATTGGAGAAAAGATTCGTGAAGTGATTCTAGATCCTAGTCATACTGAAATGGATCCTAAGACGGAGCTTCTCCTCTATATTGCTAGTCGCAGGCAGCACTTGGTGGAAAAAGTTCTTCCTGCACTTGAAGCTGGCAAGTTGGTCATTATGGACCGCTTCATCGATAGTTCCGTTGCCTATCAGGGTTTTGGTCGTGGCTTGGATATTGACGCCATTGATTGGCTCAATCACTTTGCGACAGATGGACTGAAACCCGATTTGACACTCTATTTTGACATCGAGGTGGAAGAAGGACTAGCTCGCATTGCTGCTAATAGTGATCGCGAGGTTAATCGTTTGGACTTGGAAGGGTTGGACTTGCATAAAAAAGTCCGTCAAGGTTACCTTTCTCTTCTGGATAAAGAAGGAAGTCGTATTGTCAAGATTGATGCTAGTTTTCCTTTGGAGCAAGTTGTGGAAACTACCAAGGCTGTCTTGTTTGATAGAATGAGATTAGCTAAATGA
- a CDS encoding DNA polymerase III subunit delta' yields MKQDQLKAWQPVQFDRFVRILEQDQLNHAYLFSGFFGSLEMVQFLAKSLFCTDKVGVLPCEKCRNCKLIEQDEFPDITLIKPVNQVIKTERIRELVGQFSQTGIENQQQVFIIEQAEKMHPNAANSLLKVIEEPQSEVYIFFLTSDEEKILPTIRSRTQVFHFKKQEEKLTLLLEQMGLVKKKATLLAQFAQSRAEAEKLANQASFWTSVDESERLLTWLVAKKKESYLQVAKLASLADDKEKQDQVLRILEVLCGQNLLQARVQIILQDLLEARKMWLANVSFQNTMEYLVLKEI; encoded by the coding sequence ATGAAACAAGATCAACTAAAGGCCTGGCAACCAGTCCAGTTTGACCGCTTTGTCCGTATCCTAGAACAAGACCAACTCAATCACGCCTATCTCTTTTCAGGTTTCTTTGGGAGCTTGGAAATGGTGCAATTTTTAGCTAAGAGCCTCTTTTGTACAGATAAAGTAGGTGTTTTACCATGTGAGAAATGCCGAAATTGTAAGCTGATTGAACAAGACGAATTTCCCGATATCACTTTGATTAAGCCAGTCAATCAGGTCATTAAGACAGAACGCATCCGGGAATTGGTAGGTCAGTTTTCCCAAACAGGGATTGAAAATCAGCAACAGGTCTTTATTATCGAGCAAGCTGAGAAAATGCATCCCAACGCAGCTAACTCTCTGCTTAAGGTCATCGAGGAACCTCAGAGTGAAGTTTATATTTTCTTCTTGACCAGCGATGAGGAAAAGATTTTACCGACAATCCGAAGTCGGACCCAGGTTTTCCACTTTAAAAAGCAAGAAGAGAAGCTCACTTTGCTCTTAGAACAAATGGGACTGGTTAAGAAAAAAGCGACTCTTTTAGCTCAGTTCGCCCAATCGCGCGCTGAAGCAGAAAAGTTAGCCAATCAGGCAAGTTTTTGGACCTCGGTCGATGAAAGTGAACGACTGCTGACTTGGTTAGTAGCTAAGAAAAAAGAAAGTTATTTGCAAGTTGCTAAACTAGCTAGCTTGGCAGATGATAAGGAAAAACAAGATCAGGTTTTGCGGATTCTTGAAGTCCTCTGTGGGCAGAACCTTCTGCAAGCAAGAGTTCAGATAATTCTACAAGATTTACTAGAAGCTAGAAAAATGTGGCTGGCTAATGTCAGCTTTCAAAATACCATGGAATATCTGGTTTTGAAAGAAATATAA
- the yabA gene encoding DNA replication initiation control protein YabA: protein MDKKELFDALDDFSQQLLVTLADVEAIKKNLKSLVEENTALRLENSKLRERLGEVEADAPVKAKHVRESIRRIYRDGFHVCNDFYGQRREQDEECMFCDELLYRE, encoded by the coding sequence ATGGACAAAAAAGAATTATTTGACGCGCTGGATGATTTTTCCCAACAGTTATTGGTAACCTTAGCCGATGTGGAAGCCATCAAGAAAAATCTCAAGAGTCTAGTAGAAGAAAATACAGCTCTTCGTTTGGAAAATAGTAAGTTGCGCGAACGCTTGGGTGAGGTGGAAGCAGATGCTCCCGTCAAGGCTAAGCATGTTCGTGAAAGTATTCGTCGCATTTACCGTGATGGATTTCACGTTTGTAATGATTTTTATGGACAACGTCGAGAGCAGGACGAGGAATGTATGTTCTGTGACGAGTTGTTATACAGGGAGTAG
- the rsmI gene encoding 16S rRNA (cytidine(1402)-2'-O)-methyltransferase, whose protein sequence is MQIQKSFKGQSPYGKLYLVATPIGNLDDMTFRAIQTLKEVDWIAAEDTRNTGLLLKHFDISTKQISFHEHNAKEKIPDLIGFLKAGQNIAQVSDAGLPSISDPGHDLVKVAIEEDIAVVTIPGASAGISALIASGLAPQPHIFYGFLPRKSGQQKQFFNLKKDYPETQIFYESPHRVADTLENMLDVYGDRSVVLVRELTKIYEEYQRGTISELLASIAETPLKGECLLIVEGASQDVEEKNEEDLFLEIQARIQQGMKKNQAIKEVAKFYQWNKSQLYAAYHDWDEHQENN, encoded by the coding sequence ATGCAAATTCAAAAAAGTTTTAAAGGGCAGTCTCCCTATGGCAAGCTGTATCTAGTGGCAACGCCGATTGGCAATCTAGATGATATGACATTTCGAGCTATTCAGACTTTGAAAGAAGTAGACTGGATTGCTGCTGAGGATACGCGCAATACAGGGCTTTTACTCAAGCATTTTGACATTTCCACCAAGCAGATCAGTTTTCATGAGCACAATGCCAAGGAAAAAATTCCTGATTTGATTGGTTTCCTGAAAGCAGGGCAAAATATTGCTCAGGTTTCTGATGCGGGTCTGCCTAGCATCTCAGACCCTGGTCATGATTTGGTCAAGGTAGCGATTGAGGAAGATATTGCCGTTGTCACAATTCCAGGTGCCTCTGCTGGGATTTCTGCCTTGATTGCCAGTGGTCTAGCACCACAGCCACATATCTTTTACGGCTTTTTACCAAGAAAATCAGGCCAGCAAAAGCAATTTTTTAATTTGAAAAAAGACTATCCTGAAACACAGATTTTCTATGAATCGCCTCACCGTGTGGCAGATACGTTAGAAAATATGCTAGACGTCTATGGTGACCGCTCGGTCGTCTTGGTCAGGGAATTGACCAAAATTTATGAAGAATACCAAAGAGGTACCATTTCTGAATTGCTGGCAAGCATCGCTGAGACGCCACTCAAGGGTGAGTGTCTTCTCATCGTTGAAGGTGCCAGTCAGGATGTGGAGGAAAAAAATGAGGAAGACTTGTTTTTAGAAATCCAAGCCCGCATCCAGCAAGGCATGAAGAAAAATCAAGCTATCAAGGAAGTTGCTAAGTTTTACCAGTGGAATAAAAGCCAGCTCTACGCTGCCTACCATGATTGGGATGAACATCAGGAAAACAACTAG
- the trmFO gene encoding methylenetetrahydrofolate--tRNA-(uracil(54)-C(5))-methyltransferase (FADH(2)-oxidizing) TrmFO → MSQSYINVIGAGLAGSEAAYQIAERGIPVKLYEMRGVKSTPQHKTDNFAELVCSNSLRGDALTNAVGLLKEEMRRLGSVILESAEATRVPAGGALAVDRDGFSQMVTEKVANHPLIEVVRDEITALPTDVITVVATGPLTSDALAEKIHALNDGDGFYFYDAAAPIIDVNTIDMSKVYLKSRYDKGEAAYLNAPMTKQEFMDFHEALVNAEEAPLNSFEKEKYFEGCMPIEVMAKRGIKTMLYGPMKPVGLEYPDDYTGPRDGEFKTPYAVVQLRQDNAAGSLYNIVGFQTHLKWGEQKRVFQMIPGLENAEFVRYGVMHRNSYMDSPNLLEQTYRSKKQPNLFFAGQMTGVEGYVESAASGLVAGINAARLFKGESEAIFPETTAIGSLAHYITHADSNHFQPMNVNFGIIKELEGERIRDKKARYEKIAERALSDLEEFLTV, encoded by the coding sequence GTGTCTCAATCTTATATCAATGTTATCGGTGCTGGTTTGGCAGGTTCTGAAGCAGCCTACCAAATTGCAGAACGTGGTATTCCAGTTAAACTTTATGAAATGCGTGGTGTCAAGTCAACACCCCAACACAAAACAGATAATTTTGCTGAATTAGTTTGTTCCAATTCTCTTCGTGGGGATGCTCTGACAAATGCAGTTGGTCTTCTCAAGGAAGAAATGCGTCGCTTGGGTTCTGTTATCTTGGAATCTGCTGAGGCTACACGTGTTCCTGCAGGTGGTGCGCTTGCGGTGGACCGTGATGGTTTCTCCCAAATGGTGACCGAAAAAGTTGCCAACCATCCTTTGATTGAAGTGGTTCGTGATGAAATTACAGCATTGCCGACAGATGTTATTACAGTTGTGGCGACTGGTCCTTTGACCAGCGATGCCCTAGCTGAGAAGATTCATGCCCTTAATGATGGCGATGGTTTCTATTTCTACGATGCGGCGGCGCCTATTATCGATGTCAACACAATCGATATGAGCAAGGTCTATCTCAAGTCTCGTTATGATAAGGGAGAAGCGGCTTATCTCAACGCGCCCATGACCAAGCAAGAGTTTATGGATTTCCATGAAGCCTTGGTCAATGCGGAAGAAGCACCGCTCAATTCTTTTGAAAAAGAAAAGTATTTTGAAGGCTGTATGCCTATCGAAGTCATGGCTAAACGTGGCATTAAAACCATGCTTTATGGTCCGATGAAACCAGTCGGCCTTGAGTATCCAGACGATTACACAGGTCCTCGTGACGGAGAATTTAAAACACCTTATGCGGTTGTGCAACTTCGTCAGGATAATGCAGCTGGTAGCCTATACAATATCGTTGGTTTCCAAACTCACCTTAAATGGGGAGAACAAAAGCGTGTCTTCCAAATGATTCCAGGTCTTGAGAATGCTGAGTTTGTTCGCTATGGTGTCATGCACCGCAATTCTTACATGGATTCACCAAATCTTCTCGAGCAAACATACCGTTCTAAGAAACAGCCAAATCTTTTCTTTGCTGGTCAGATGACAGGAGTAGAGGGTTACGTTGAGTCAGCAGCTTCAGGATTGGTTGCTGGAATAAATGCTGCTCGTCTTTTCAAGGGAGAAAGCGAGGCTATTTTCCCAGAGACAACAGCTATCGGAAGTTTAGCTCATTATATCACTCATGCTGATAGCAATCATTTCCAACCAATGAATGTCAACTTTGGAATCATCAAGGAGTTGGAAGGCGAGCGCATCCGTGATAAGAAGGCTCGTTATGAAAAAATTGCAGAGCGTGCCCTTAGCGACTTAGAGGAATTTTTGACTGTCTAA
- the pyrH gene encoding UMP kinase, whose protein sequence is MANPKYKRILIKLSGEALAGERGVGIDIQTVQTIAREIQEVHSLGIEIALVIGGGNLWRGEPAAEAGMDRVQADYTGMLGTVMNALVMADSLQQVGVDTRVQTAIAMQQVAEPYVRGRALRHLEKGRIVIFGAGIGSPYFSTDTTAALRAAEIEADAILMAKNGVDGVYNADPKKDKTAVKFEELTHRDVISKGLRIMDSTASTLSMDNDIDLVVFNMNQPGNIKRVVFGENIGTTVSNNIEEKE, encoded by the coding sequence ATGGCGAATCCCAAGTATAAACGTATTTTAATCAAGTTATCAGGTGAAGCCCTTGCCGGTGAACGTGGCGTAGGGATTGATATCCAAACAGTTCAAACAATCGCAAGAGAGATTCAAGAAGTTCATAGCTTAGGTATCGAAATTGCCCTTGTTATCGGTGGAGGAAATCTCTGGCGTGGTGAACCTGCTGCAGAAGCAGGAATGGACCGCGTTCAGGCAGATTACACAGGAATGCTTGGGACTGTTATGAATGCTCTTGTGATGGCAGATTCATTGCAACAGGTTGGGGTTGATACGCGTGTACAAACTGCCATTGCTATGCAACAAGTGGCAGAGCCTTATGTACGTGGACGTGCCCTTCGCCACCTTGAAAAAGGCCGTATCGTTATCTTTGGTGCGGGAATTGGTTCACCATACTTCTCAACAGATACAACTGCGGCCCTTCGTGCGGCTGAAATCGAAGCGGATGCCATTCTTATGGCTAAAAATGGGGTTGATGGTGTCTACAATGCGGATCCTAAGAAAGACAAGACAGCCGTTAAGTTTGAAGAATTGACCCACCGTGATGTCATTAGCAAAGGGCTTCGTATCATGGACTCAACAGCTTCTACACTTTCAATGGATAATGATATTGACTTGGTAGTTTTCAACATGAACCAACCAGGAAATATTAAACGTGTTGTATTTGGTGAAAATATCGGAACTACAGTTTCAAATAATATTGAAGAAAAGGAATAA
- the frr gene encoding ribosome recycling factor has translation MTNAIVEKAKERMTQSHHSLAREFGSIRAGRANASLLDRIHVEYYGVETPLNQIASITIPEARVLLVTPFDKSSLKDIERALNASDLGITPANDGSVIRLVIPALTEETRRDLAKEVKKVGENAKVAIRNIRRDAMDEAKKQEKAKEITEDELKALEKDIQKVTDDAVKHIDDMTANKEKELLEV, from the coding sequence ATGACAAACGCAATCGTAGAAAAAGCAAAAGAGAGAATGACCCAGTCTCACCACTCACTTGCTCGTGAGTTTGGAAGTATTCGTGCTGGCCGTGCTAATGCTAGCTTGCTTGACCGCATCCACGTTGAGTACTATGGTGTTGAAACACCACTTAACCAAATTGCTTCTATCACAATCCCAGAAGCGCGTGTTTTGTTGGTAACACCATTTGACAAGTCTTCATTGAAAGACATCGAACGTGCCTTGAACGCTTCTGATCTTGGTATCACACCAGCTAACGATGGTTCTGTGATTCGCTTGGTGATCCCAGCTCTTACAGAAGAAACTCGTCGTGACCTTGCTAAAGAAGTGAAGAAGGTCGGTGAGAATGCTAAAGTAGCTATCCGTAATATCCGTCGTGATGCTATGGACGAAGCCAAGAAACAAGAAAAAGCTAAAGAAATCACTGAAGACGAATTGAAGGCTCTTGAAAAAGATATTCAAAAAGTAACAGACGATGCTGTTAAACACATCGACGACATGACTGCCAACAAAGAGAAAGAACTTTTGGAAGTCTAA
- the cvfB gene encoding RNA-binding virulence regulatory protein CvfB, whose product MNTNLASFIVGLIIDENDRFYFVQKDGQTYALAKEEGQHTVGDTVKGFAYTDMKQKLRLTTLEVTATQNQFGWGTVTEVRKDLGVFIDTGLPDKEIVVSLDILPELKELWPKKGDQLYIRLEVDKKDRIWGLLAYQEDFQRLARPAYNNMQNQNWPAIVYRLKLSGTFVYLPENNMLGFIHPSERYAEPRLGQVLDARVIGFREVDRTLNLSLKPRSFEMLENDAQMILTYLESNGGFMTLNDKSSPEDIKATFGISKGQFKKALGGLMKAGKIKQDQFGTELI is encoded by the coding sequence ATGAATACAAATCTTGCAAGTTTTATCGTTGGACTCATCATCGATGAAAACGACCGTTTTTACTTTGTGCAAAAGGATGGCCAAACCTATGCTCTTGCTAAGGAAGAAGGTCAACATACAGTAGGGGATACGGTCAAAGGTTTTGCCTATACGGACATGAAGCAAAAACTCCGCCTGACAACCTTAGAAGTGACTGCCACTCAGAACCAATTTGGTTGGGGAACTGTAACGGAAGTTCGTAAGGACTTGGGTGTCTTTATAGATACAGGTCTACCTGATAAAGAAATCGTTGTGTCACTCGATATCCTCCCTGAGCTCAAGGAACTCTGGCCTAAGAAGGGCGATCAACTCTACATCCGTCTTGAAGTGGACAAGAAGGACCGTATCTGGGGCCTCTTGGCTTATCAAGAAGACTTCCAACGTCTGGCTCGTCCTGCCTACAATAACATGCAGAATCAAAATTGGCCAGCCATTGTTTACCGCCTCAAGCTGTCAGGGACCTTTGTTTACCTGCCAGAAAACAACATGCTTGGCTTTATCCATCCTAGCGAGCGTTATGCAGAGCCACGTTTGGGGCAAGTATTAGATGCGCGTGTCATTGGTTTCCGTGAAGTGGACCGCACTCTGAACCTCTCCCTCAAACCACGTTCTTTTGAAATGTTGGAAAATGATGCTCAGATGATTTTGACTTACTTGGAAAGCAATGGAGGTTTCATGACCTTAAATGATAAGTCATCTCCAGAAGACATCAAAGCAACCTTTGGCATTTCTAAAGGTCAGTTCAAGAAAGCACTTGGTGGTTTAATGAAAGCTGGAAAAATCAAACAAGACCAGTTTGGTACAGAGTTGATTTAG
- a CDS encoding GrpB family protein — protein MIKKLEEMSLEELWQLFPIFLVEHKSEWKDWYESEKANLKIILGANVIKRIEHIGSTAIPNIWAKNIVDILLEVGRIEDLARVRDLLVKNGWLVMSESPNRISLNKGYTDQGFAEKVFHLHLRMTGDHDEIYFRDYLCQHPDIAQAYQELKLSLWKQFEHNRDAYTDAKTDFINHYVSEAKSSNF, from the coding sequence ATGATAAAGAAACTTGAAGAAATGAGTTTAGAGGAACTCTGGCAACTTTTTCCTATTTTTCTAGTAGAGCACAAGTCAGAGTGGAAAGACTGGTATGAATCGGAAAAAGCAAATCTGAAAATAATATTGGGTGCAAATGTTATTAAAAGAATAGAACATATCGGTAGCACTGCTATCCCTAATATTTGGGCCAAAAATATCGTTGATATTCTGCTAGAAGTAGGTAGAATAGAGGATTTAGCAAGAGTTAGGGATTTATTGGTGAAGAATGGGTGGCTAGTGATGTCGGAGAGTCCTAACAGGATTTCGCTAAATAAAGGATATACAGATCAGGGATTTGCTGAGAAAGTTTTTCATTTACATTTGCGAATGACGGGAGATCATGACGAGATTTATTTTAGAGATTATCTCTGCCAGCATCCAGATATCGCCCAAGCGTATCAGGAATTAAAACTCAGTTTGTGGAAACAATTTGAACACAATCGAGACGCCTATACAGATGCGAAAACGGATTTTATAAACCACTATGTGTCAGAGGCTAAGTCCAGTAATTTTTAA
- a CDS encoding YozE family protein: MRKSFYTWLMTERNPKSNSPKAILADLAFEESAFPKHTDDFDEVSRFLEEHASFSFNLGDFDAIWQEYLEH, from the coding sequence TTGAGAAAATCATTTTATACTTGGCTCATGACCGAGCGCAATCCTAAAAGCAATAGTCCCAAAGCGATTTTAGCGGATCTTGCCTTTGAGGAGTCTGCCTTTCCAAAACACACAGATGATTTTGATGAGGTGAGTCGCTTTTTGGAGGAACATGCCAGTTTCTCTTTTAACTTAGGAGATTTTGACGCCATCTGGCAAGAATACTTAGAACACTAG
- a CDS encoding PhoH family protein yields the protein MKEHSIDIQLSHPDDLFHLFGSNERHLRLMEEELDVVIHARTEIVQVLGEEAACEEARQVIQALMVLVNRGMTVGTPDVVTAITMVKNNEIDKFVALYEEEIIKDNTGKPIRVKTLGQKLYVDSVKQHDVTFGIGPAGTGKTFLAVTLAVTALKRGQVKRIILTRPAVEAGESLGFLPGDLKEKVDPYLRPVYDALYQILGKDQTTRLMEREIIEIAPLAYMRGRTLDDAFVILDEAQNTTIMQMKMFLTRLGFNSKMIVNGDISQIDLPRNVKSGLIDAQEKLKNIHQIDFVHFSAKDVVRHPVVAQIIRAYEPTPVKVEESE from the coding sequence TTGAAGGAACATTCAATAGACATTCAACTGAGTCATCCAGATGACTTATTTCATCTTTTTGGTTCCAATGAGCGCCATCTTCGTTTGATGGAAGAAGAGCTTGATGTGGTGATTCATGCTCGTACGGAGATTGTGCAGGTTTTGGGAGAAGAGGCTGCCTGTGAGGAAGCCCGCCAAGTTATCCAGGCTTTGATGGTCTTGGTCAATCGTGGGATGACCGTTGGTACACCAGATGTGGTGACAGCCATTACAATGGTTAAGAATAATGAAATCGATAAGTTTGTCGCTCTTTACGAAGAAGAAATTATCAAGGATAATACAGGTAAGCCCATCCGTGTCAAAACCTTGGGTCAAAAGCTCTATGTGGATAGTGTCAAACAGCATGATGTGACCTTTGGAATTGGGCCAGCAGGGACAGGGAAGACCTTTCTTGCAGTGACCTTGGCGGTTACTGCCCTTAAACGTGGGCAGGTTAAGCGAATTATCCTAACTCGTCCAGCGGTGGAAGCAGGAGAGAGTCTAGGATTTCTTCCGGGTGATCTCAAGGAGAAGGTGGATCCTTACCTTCGACCTGTTTACGATGCCTTGTATCAGATTCTGGGCAAAGACCAAACGACTCGTCTTATGGAGCGTGAGATTATCGAAATTGCGCCCCTTGCTTACATGCGTGGTCGGACCTTGGACGATGCTTTTGTCATTCTCGATGAGGCACAAAATACGACCATCATGCAGATGAAGATGTTTCTGACTCGTTTAGGATTTAATTCGAAGATGATTGTCAATGGAGATATCAGTCAGATTGACCTGCCACGTAATGTCAAGTCGGGTTTGATTGATGCCCAAGAAAAGCTCAAGAACATTCACCAAATCGACTTTGTTCATTTTTCAGCTAAGGATGTGGTTCGTCATCCAGTTGTCGCTCAGATTATCCGAGCTTATGAACCAACTCCAGTTAAGGTTGAAGAAAGTGAATAA
- the ald gene encoding alanine dehydrogenase, with protein sequence MLIGIPQEIKNNENRVALTPAGVHSLVNGGHRVLIETNAGLGSGFTDANYQKQGAEIVATAAEAWAAELVVKVKEPLASEYGYLRDDLLLFTYLHMAAAPELADAMLAAKTTGVAYETVRDNQGQLPLLVPMSEVAGRMAVQIGAHFLTKQAGGSGVLLGGVPGVPKGKVTIIGGGVVGTHAARIALGLGAQVTILDISAKRLSVLEEVFGNQIQTLMSNSFNIEASVRDADVVIGAVLIPGAKAPKLVTDEMVEQMRPGSVIVDVAVDQGGVIETADRVTTHDEPVYEKHGVLHYAVANIPGAVARTSTIALTNVTLPYIEALAGKGFAQAIAEDEGLRQGVTTYQGYLTSLPVAQGLDKDHTSIDELV encoded by the coding sequence ATGTTAATCGGAATCCCACAAGAAATTAAAAATAACGAAAACCGTGTTGCTCTCACTCCTGCTGGCGTCCATAGTTTAGTCAACGGTGGACATCGTGTCCTCATCGAAACAAATGCTGGACTTGGTTCAGGATTTACTGATGCAAACTATCAAAAGCAAGGAGCTGAGATTGTCGCTACTGCTGCTGAAGCCTGGGCTGCTGAATTAGTGGTCAAAGTAAAAGAACCACTGGCTTCTGAATACGGTTATTTGCGCGATGATCTTCTCCTTTTCACCTACTTGCACATGGCTGCTGCCCCAGAATTAGCAGATGCTATGCTTGCAGCTAAAACAACTGGTGTTGCTTATGAGACAGTCCGTGATAATCAAGGACAACTACCGCTCCTCGTTCCTATGAGTGAGGTTGCAGGTCGTATGGCTGTTCAAATCGGGGCTCACTTCCTTACTAAGCAGGCTGGTGGTTCTGGTGTCCTACTAGGTGGTGTGCCGGGTGTTCCAAAAGGAAAAGTAACCATCATCGGTGGTGGTGTCGTAGGGACCCATGCTGCTCGCATTGCCCTTGGACTCGGTGCTCAAGTGACTATTTTAGATATCAGTGCCAAACGTCTCTCAGTTCTAGAAGAAGTCTTTGGAAACCAAATTCAAACTCTTATGTCTAATTCATTCAACATTGAAGCAAGTGTGAGAGATGCGGATGTGGTGATTGGAGCGGTTCTCATCCCTGGTGCAAAAGCACCGAAATTGGTGACTGATGAGATGGTCGAACAAATGCGTCCAGGCTCTGTCATCGTTGACGTAGCCGTTGACCAAGGTGGCGTTATCGAGACAGCTGACCGTGTGACAACGCACGATGAACCTGTCTATGAAAAACACGGCGTTCTCCACTATGCCGTGGCCAATATCCCTGGTGCGGTTGCCCGTACTTCAACCATCGCCCTAACCAATGTCACTCTTCCTTATATCGAAGCTTTGGCTGGCAAAGGATTTGCACAAGCCATTGCTGAAGATGAGGGCTTGCGTCAAGGTGTGACCACTTATCAAGGTTACTTGACCAGCCTCCCAGTTGCTCAAGGACTCGATAAAGATCATACTTCTATCGACGAACTTGTTTAA
- a CDS encoding GNAT family N-acetyltransferase: MESLFIKLAKHPIIETERLVLRPVTLDDAEAMFEYASNKENTRYTFSTNQSLEETKNNIAQFYLANPLGRWGIELKNSGEFIGTIDLHKIDPVLKKAAIGYIIHQKYWNQGLTTEANRAVIKLAFEEIGMNKLTALHDKANPASGKVMEKSGMCFSHEEPYARMDQHEKGRIVTQVHYVLTKEDYFANK, encoded by the coding sequence ATGGAATCACTATTTATCAAACTAGCCAAGCATCCAATTATCGAAACAGAACGCTTAGTGCTTAGACCTGTAACACTTGATGATGCAGAAGCTATGTTTGAGTATGCTTCAAATAAAGAAAATACACGCTATACTTTTTCAACCAATCAAAGTTTAGAGGAAACCAAGAATAATATTGCCCAGTTTTATCTAGCCAATCCCTTGGGACGATGGGGTATTGAACTAAAAAATAGTGGAGAGTTTATTGGAACCATTGACTTGCACAAGATTGATCCTGTTCTTAAGAAGGCAGCCATTGGTTACATTATCCATCAAAAATATTGGAATCAAGGTTTGACGACAGAAGCTAATCGTGCCGTGATTAAACTAGCCTTTGAAGAAATCGGAATGAATAAGTTGACAGCCCTTCACGATAAGGCTAATCCCGCGTCAGGAAAGGTCATGGAGAAATCAGGCATGTGCTTCTCTCACGAAGAACCATATGCTCGTATGGACCAGCATGAAAAAGGCCGTATCGTGACACAAGTGCATTATGTCTTGACCAAGGAAGACTATTTTGCAAATAAATAA
- a CDS encoding helix-hairpin-helix domain-containing protein: MEAIIEKIKEYKIIVICTSLGLLVSGFFLLKPAPPTPVKERNLQAEVAAVSKDSVSEKEMKKEEKEEPIEQDLITVDVKGAVKSPGIYDLPVGSRVNDAVQKAGGLTEQADSKGLNLAQKVSDEALVYVPSKGEAAASQQAGSGAPSSTSKDKKVNLNKANLEELKQVKGLGGKRAQDIIDHRETNGQFKSVDELKKVSGIGAKTIEKLKDYVAVD, from the coding sequence ATGGAAGCAATTATCGAGAAAATCAAAGAGTATAAAATCATCGTCATTTGTACTAGTCTGGGCTTGCTTGTAAGCGGATTTTTCCTGCTAAAGCCAGCTCCACCAACACCTGTTAAGGAAAGGAATCTACAAGCAGAAGTCGCAGCTGTTTCCAAGGATTCAGTGTCCGAAAAGGAAATGAAGAAGGAAGAAAAGGAAGAACCTATTGAACAAGATCTAATCACAGTAGATGTGAAAGGTGCTGTCAAATCACCAGGAATTTATGATTTGCCAGTCGGTAGTCGGGTCAATGACGCTGTTCAGAAGGCTGGTGGCTTGACAGAGCAAGCAGACAGCAAGGGGCTCAATCTAGCTCAGAAAGTTAGTGACGAGGCTCTGGTTTACGTTCCATCTAAGGGAGAAGCAGCAGCTAGTCAACAGGCAGGTTCTGGAGCGCCTTCTTCAACAAGCAAGGACAAGAAGGTCAATCTCAACAAGGCCAATCTGGAAGAACTCAAGCAGGTCAAGGGGCTGGGAGGAAAACGAGCCCAGGATATTATCGACCATCGTGAAACAAATGGGCAATTCAAGTCGGTTGATGAACTCAAGAAGGTATCCGGCATTGGAGCCAAGACCATAGAAAAGTTAAAAGATTATGTTGCAGTGGATTAA